Proteins encoded by one window of Vitis riparia cultivar Riparia Gloire de Montpellier isolate 1030 chromosome 11, EGFV_Vit.rip_1.0, whole genome shotgun sequence:
- the LOC117924905 gene encoding probable caffeoyl-CoA O-methyltransferase At4g26220 isoform X3 — translation MGESAKKTTLYKGLLKNEELYQYILETSVYPREPEPLKELRDATAAHPRAIIATAPDAGQSIDMLLKLVNAKKTIEIGVFTGYSLLLTALSIPDDGKIIAIDVDRKNYEIGLPIIKRAGVEHKINFIESQALPVLDKLLEDHENEGSLDFAFVDADKGNYKNYHERLMKLLKVGGLVVYDNTLWYGTVALPEDLVEELVDGEYKKEMRKHIMELNKYLATDSRVQICVAPLGDGITICRRIY, via the exons ATGGGAGAGTCTGCAAAGAAGACTACGCTTTACAAGGGTTTACTGAAGAACGAGGAGCTGTATCAG TATATCCTGGAGACTAGCGTCTACCCGCGTGAGCCCGAGCCTCTTAAGGAGCTTAGGGATGCTACCGCAGCCCACCCCAG GGCCATTATCGCTACTGCCCCAGACGCAGGTCAGTCAATAGACATGCTGTTGAAGCTTGTTAATGCAAAGAAGACAATTGAAATCGGAGTCTTCACCGGATACTCTCTTCTCCTCACTGCTCTTTCTATTCCCGATGATGGCAAG ATTATAGCCATTGATGTGGATAGAAAGAACTATGAGATAGGGCTGCCTATTATCAAAAGAGCGGGTGTTGAACACAAAATCAACTTCATTGAATCTCAAGCTCTGCCAGTTCTTGATAAACTCTTAGAAGAT CATGAAAACGAAGGGAGTTTGGACTTCGCATTCGTTGATGCTGACAAGGGGAATTATAAGAACTACCATGAGAGGCTGATGAAGCTGTTGAAGGTTGGTGGGTTGGTGGTCTACGATAATACTCTCTGGTATGGAACAGTTGCTTTGCCTGAAGACTTGGTTGAAGAGCTGGTTGATGGGGAGTACAAGAAAGAGATGAGGAAGCATATAATGGAGCTTAACAAGTATCTGGCAACTGACTCTCGCGTTCAAATATGCGTAGCTCCATTGGGCGATGGCATCACCATCTGCAGGCGCATCTACTGA
- the LOC117924540 gene encoding probable caffeoyl-CoA O-methyltransferase At4g26220, translating to MEQSGKKNPSKGLLQSEELYQYILETSVYPREPKPLKELRDITATHPKAMMATAPDAGQLMDMLLKLVNAKKTIEIGVFTGYSLLLTALSIPDDGKITAIDVDRQAYEMGLPVIRKAGVEHKINFIESQALPVLDKLLEEHENEGIFDFAFVDADKVNYKNYHERLMKLLKMGGIVVYDNTLRDGTVAMPEELVAENLRGNRRLTIELNNFLAADPRVQICLAPLGDGITICRRVC from the exons ATGGAACAGTCTGGAAAGAAAAATCCTTCCAAGGGTCTCTTGCAGAGTGAGGAGCTGTATCAG TATATTCTGGAGACTAGCGTGTACCCACGTGAACCCAAGCCTCTCAAGGAGCTCAGAGATATTACTGCAACTCATCCAAA AGCCATGATGGCCACTGCCCCAGATGCAGGTCAGTTAATGGACATGCTCTTGAAGCTGGTTAATGCAAAAAAGACAATTGAAATTGGAGTTTTCACTGGTTACTCTCTTCTCCTCACTGCTCTTTCCATTCCTGATGATGGCAAG ATCACAGCCATTGATGTAGATCGACAGGCATATGAGATGGGGTTGCCGGTTATTAGAAAAGCTGGCGTTGAACACAAAATCAACTTCATTGAGTCGCAAGCTCTACCAGTTCTTGATAAACTCTTAGAAGAA CATGAAAATGAAGGGATCTTTGACTTTGCCTTTGTTGATGCTGACAAAGTTAACTATAAAAACTACCATGAGAGGCTGATGAAACTGTTGAAGATGGGCGGGATAGTTGTGTACGATAATACTCTTCGGGATGGAACAGTTGCAATGCCCGAAGAGTTAGTTGCAGAGAATCTGAGAGGGAATAGGCGGTTGACCATCGAGCTTAACAATTTTCTAGCAGCTGATCCTCGCGTTCAAATTTGCCTTGCTCCATTGGGCGATGGCATCACAATCTGCAGGCGGGTCTGCTGA
- the LOC117924623 gene encoding probable caffeoyl-CoA O-methyltransferase At4g26220, with the protein MEQSGKKNPSKGLLQSEELYQYILETSVYPREPEPLKELRDITATHPKAVMATAPDAGQLMDMLLKLINAKKTIEIGVFTGYSLLLTALSIPDDGKITAIDVDRQAYEMGLPVIRKAGVEHKINFIESQALPVLDKLLEDKGNEGSFDFAYVDADRPSFPGYHERLLKLLKVGGVIMYDNTLWGGTVALPDPSLAPQGRKSCWKDCIEFNKILAADTRIEISQAPLGDGVTICRRLY; encoded by the exons ATGGAACAGTCTGGAAAGAAAAATCCTTCCAAGGGTCTATTGCAGAGTGAGGAGCTGTATCAG TATATTCTGGAGACTAGTGTGTACCCACGTGAACCCGAGCCTCTCAAGGAGCTCAGAGATATTACTGCAACTCATCCAAA AGCCGTGATGGCCACTGCCCCAGATGCAGGTCAGTTAATGGACATGCTCTTGAAGCTGATTAATGCAAAAAAGACGATTGAAATTGGAGTTTTCACTGGTTACTCTCTTCTCCTCACTGCTCTTTCCATTCCTGATGATGGCAAG ATCACAGCCATTGATGTAGATCGACAGGCATATGAGATGGGGTTGCCGGTTATTAGAAAAGCTGGTGTTGAACACAAAATCAACTTCATTGAGTCGCAAGCTCTACCAGTTCTAGATAAGCTCTTGGAAGAT aAAGGGAATGAAGGAAGTTTCGACTTTGCTTATGTTGATGCTGACAGGCCTAGTTTTCCTGGTTATCATGAGAGGCTGCTCAAATTGTTGAAGGTTGGAGGGGTAATTATGTACGATAACACACTCTGGGGAGGAACAGTGGCTTTGCCTGATCCATCTCTGGCTCCACAAGGCCGAAAATCTTGCTGGAAGGATTGCATTGAATTCAACAAAATATTGGCAGCTGATACTCGCATCGAAATATCTCAAGCTCCATTAGGCGATGGTGTCACTATCTGCAGGCGCTTATACTGA
- the LOC117924815 gene encoding LOW QUALITY PROTEIN: uncharacterized protein LOC117924815 (The sequence of the model RefSeq protein was modified relative to this genomic sequence to represent the inferred CDS: inserted 1 base in 1 codon) translates to MKKKTTTITSTRELLSSAIHARADSVLRWAWSTVRRRTPEVLGFGVAVAKERRPFRVPRFLTNAMYIVHSCASVQLPGPRFFTVSRQSNCFAPFSVSVGSCAGAKTSPCIVKASRRERLNTQSLNTEIEEAADEGVGEDGDEDDEFXASERVQGREEEMDYDRNPEFAEILGSCLDDPQKARSKMEERLRRKRNKILHTKTGSALPMKVTFNKFDFSNTYIWFEFYNTPLAKDISLICDALRSWHIVGRLGGCNSLNMQLSQSPFDKRPSYDAIQGANVNPTTFYNIGDLEIQDNLARIWVDIGTSEPLLLDILINALTQISTDYVGIKQLVFGGDEFENWKENLTSEDAGCSVHKI, encoded by the exons atgaagaagaagacgacgACGATAACATCGACGAGGGAGCTTTTATCCAGTGCAATTCACGC AAGAGCAGACTCAGTTTTACGGTGGGCCTGGTCCACGGTGAGGAGGCGTACACCCGAGGTTTTGGGTTTTGGCGTGGCTGTTGCTAAAGAACGCCGTCCCTTCCGAGTCCCCCGATTTCTCACAAACGCCATGTATATCGTACACTCCTGCGCCTCTGTTCAACTTCCAGGCCCTCGGTTCTTCACGGTTTCGCGCCAAAGCAACTGCTTCGCGCCATTTTCGGTTTCGGTTGGGAGCTGTGCTGGGGCGAAGACATCTCCGTGCATTGTAAAAGCAAGTCGAAGGGAACGGCTTAATACCCAGAGTTTGAATACGGAAATTGAAGAAGCCGCTGATGAAGGTGTAGGCGAGGATGGAGATGAAGACGATGAAT TTGCCTCGGAGCGGGTTCAGGGGAGAGAGGAGGAAATGGATTATGATAGAAACCCTGAATTTGCTGAAATTCTTGGGAGTTGTCTGGACGACCCGCAAAAGGCGCGGTCTAAA ATGGAGGAGAGGTTGAGgagaaaaaggaacaaaatattGCATACAAAAACTGGTTCAGCACTGCCCATGAAGGTGACATTCAACAA ATTTGATTTCTCGAACACATATATATGGTTTGAATTCTACAATACCCCATTGGCAAAAGATATTTCCTTAATTTGCGAT GCTTTACGATCGTGGCACATTGTTGGACGCCTTGGTGGATGCAATTCCTTGAATATGCAG TTGTCACAATCTCCTTTCGATAAAAGACCAAGCTATGATGCTATTCAGGGAGCCAATGTGAACCCAACCACATTTTATAACATTGGGGATCTTGAGATCCAAGACAATTTAGCACGAATATG GGTGGATATTGGGACTAGTGAGCCATTGCTTctggatattttgataaatgCATTGACACAGATCAGCACTGA CTATGTGGGAATCAAGCAATTGGTGTTTGGTGGAGATGAATTTGAGAACTGGAAGGAGAACTTGACATCTGAAGATGCAGGTTGCAGTGTTCACAAGATTTAG
- the LOC117924905 gene encoding probable caffeoyl-CoA O-methyltransferase At4g26220 isoform X2 has product MFLTLETSGKGLALYSTRLALGISELLGDASCWRVMGESAKKTTLYKGLLKNEELYQYILETSVYPREPEPLKELRDATAAHPRAIIATAPDAGQSIDMLLKLVNAKKTIEIGVFTGYSLLLTALSIPDDGKIIAIDVDRKNYEIGLPIIKRAGVEHKINFIESQALPVLDKLLEDHENEGSLDFAFVDADKGNYKNYHERLMKLLKVGGLVVYDNTLWYGTVALPEDLVEELVDGEYKKEMRKHIMELNKYLATDSRVQICVAPLGDGITICRRIY; this is encoded by the exons ATGTTTCTGACATTGGAAACATCGGGAAAAGGACTTGCTTTGTATTCTACAag ATTGGCTTTAGGAATCTCTGAATTGTTGGGTGACGCTAGCTGTTGGAGAGTAATGGGAGAGTCTGCAAAGAAGACTACGCTTTACAAGGGTTTACTGAAGAACGAGGAGCTGTATCAG TATATCCTGGAGACTAGCGTCTACCCGCGTGAGCCCGAGCCTCTTAAGGAGCTTAGGGATGCTACCGCAGCCCACCCCAG GGCCATTATCGCTACTGCCCCAGACGCAGGTCAGTCAATAGACATGCTGTTGAAGCTTGTTAATGCAAAGAAGACAATTGAAATCGGAGTCTTCACCGGATACTCTCTTCTCCTCACTGCTCTTTCTATTCCCGATGATGGCAAG ATTATAGCCATTGATGTGGATAGAAAGAACTATGAGATAGGGCTGCCTATTATCAAAAGAGCGGGTGTTGAACACAAAATCAACTTCATTGAATCTCAAGCTCTGCCAGTTCTTGATAAACTCTTAGAAGAT CATGAAAACGAAGGGAGTTTGGACTTCGCATTCGTTGATGCTGACAAGGGGAATTATAAGAACTACCATGAGAGGCTGATGAAGCTGTTGAAGGTTGGTGGGTTGGTGGTCTACGATAATACTCTCTGGTATGGAACAGTTGCTTTGCCTGAAGACTTGGTTGAAGAGCTGGTTGATGGGGAGTACAAGAAAGAGATGAGGAAGCATATAATGGAGCTTAACAAGTATCTGGCAACTGACTCTCGCGTTCAAATATGCGTAGCTCCATTGGGCGATGGCATCACCATCTGCAGGCGCATCTACTGA
- the LOC117924905 gene encoding probable caffeoyl-CoA O-methyltransferase At4g26220 isoform X1, with product MVDSWLVGAVSCSSFINKEPLFSLEKCNLYRSRLALGISELLGDASCWRVMGESAKKTTLYKGLLKNEELYQYILETSVYPREPEPLKELRDATAAHPRAIIATAPDAGQSIDMLLKLVNAKKTIEIGVFTGYSLLLTALSIPDDGKIIAIDVDRKNYEIGLPIIKRAGVEHKINFIESQALPVLDKLLEDHENEGSLDFAFVDADKGNYKNYHERLMKLLKVGGLVVYDNTLWYGTVALPEDLVEELVDGEYKKEMRKHIMELNKYLATDSRVQICVAPLGDGITICRRIY from the exons ATGGTGGATTCTTGGCTTGTGGGTGCAGTCAGTTGTTcaagttttataaataaagagcCCTTATTCTCTTTAGAGAAATGCAATTTATAT AGGAGCAGATTGGCTTTAGGAATCTCTGAATTGTTGGGTGACGCTAGCTGTTGGAGAGTAATGGGAGAGTCTGCAAAGAAGACTACGCTTTACAAGGGTTTACTGAAGAACGAGGAGCTGTATCAG TATATCCTGGAGACTAGCGTCTACCCGCGTGAGCCCGAGCCTCTTAAGGAGCTTAGGGATGCTACCGCAGCCCACCCCAG GGCCATTATCGCTACTGCCCCAGACGCAGGTCAGTCAATAGACATGCTGTTGAAGCTTGTTAATGCAAAGAAGACAATTGAAATCGGAGTCTTCACCGGATACTCTCTTCTCCTCACTGCTCTTTCTATTCCCGATGATGGCAAG ATTATAGCCATTGATGTGGATAGAAAGAACTATGAGATAGGGCTGCCTATTATCAAAAGAGCGGGTGTTGAACACAAAATCAACTTCATTGAATCTCAAGCTCTGCCAGTTCTTGATAAACTCTTAGAAGAT CATGAAAACGAAGGGAGTTTGGACTTCGCATTCGTTGATGCTGACAAGGGGAATTATAAGAACTACCATGAGAGGCTGATGAAGCTGTTGAAGGTTGGTGGGTTGGTGGTCTACGATAATACTCTCTGGTATGGAACAGTTGCTTTGCCTGAAGACTTGGTTGAAGAGCTGGTTGATGGGGAGTACAAGAAAGAGATGAGGAAGCATATAATGGAGCTTAACAAGTATCTGGCAACTGACTCTCGCGTTCAAATATGCGTAGCTCCATTGGGCGATGGCATCACCATCTGCAGGCGCATCTACTGA
- the LOC117924816 gene encoding probable caffeoyl-CoA O-methyltransferase At4g26220, translated as MKTERWAAMATTPDSVQLLAMLLKVANAKKTIEIGVFTGYSLLLTALSIPDDGKITAIDIDRHTHEMGLPVIKKAGVEHKINFIESQALPVLDKLLEDPGNEGCFDFAYVDSDKVNSKNYHERLMKLVKIDGVVVCDNVFRRGYVAMPEELVSG; from the exons ATGAAAACAGAAAGATGGGCCGCAATGGCTACCACCCCAGATTCAGTTCAGTTACTAGCCATGCTCTTGAAGGTAGCAAATGCCAAAAAGACGATTGAAATCGGGGTTTTTACTGGATACTCCCTTCTCCTCACTGCTCTCTCCATTCCTGATGATGGCAAG ATCACAGCCATAGACATTGATCGGCATACACACGAGATGGGGTTGCCTGTCATTAAAAAGGCTGGTGTTGAAcacaaaatcaatttcattgAATCACAAGCTCTACCAGTTCTTGATAAACTCTTAGAAGAT CCTGGAAATGAAGGGTGCTTCGACTTTGCTTATGTCGATTCGGACAAAGTTAATAGCAAGAACTACCATGAGAGGCTGATGAAACTGGTGAAGATTGATGGGGTGGTCGTGTGTGACAATGTGTTTCGGAGGGGATACGTTGCAATGCCTGAAGAATTGGTTAGCGGATAG
- the LOC117925142 gene encoding histone acetyltransferase type B catalytic subunit: MGLKQQAADPAADPKKRRRVGFSNIDAGVEAKDCIKIFLVSRKDEVGASDSFCIDPVDLNSFFEEDGKIYGYQGLKITVWINSISFHSYADITFQSTSDGGKGITDLKSALQTIFAETLVETKDDFLQTFSTERHYIRSMVSNGEILQHKASIGHSSNSGRAEDSDLEVIRMVMGNMAAGHLYSRLIPLVLLLVDGSNPIDIDDPRWEIYLLVQKKAVGEEDFHYILLGFTAVYRFYHYPDSSRLRISQILVLPPYQHKGYGHNLLEVLYSVAISEDVHDLTVEEPLDYFQHVRTCVDTPRLLGFDPIQPAVNSVVSHLKETRLSKKSHTSRLLPPLTAVEEVQKGLKINKKHFLHCWEVLIYLGLEPIEKYMENYTTFISDRIKSDIIGKDSETSGKRVIEVPSDYDQGMSFVMFRSQDGEATTVEMDESQTNQEEQLQKLVNERLEEIKLVARKLSPRQT, from the exons ATGGGCCTCAAACAACAAGCCGCCGATCCTGCCGCCGACCCCAAGAAGCGGCGACGCGTCGGCTTCTCCAATATCG ATGCCGGGGTTGAAGCTAAGGACTGCATCAAAATTTTTCTGG TTTCTAGAAAAGATGAAGTCGGTGCATCAGACAGTTTCTGTATTGATCCAGTTGATTTGAATAGCTTTTTTGAAGAAGATGGCAAAATTTATGGTTACCAAGGGTTGAAG ATCACCGTCTGGATTAACAgcatttcatttcattcataTGCTGATATTACATTTCAGAGCACATCTGAT GGAGGCAAAGGGATCACAGATCTGAAATCTGCTCTTCAG ACAATTTTTGCTGAGACACTTGTTGAGACAAAAGATGACTTCCTTCAAACTTTTTCAACAGAGCGTCATTATATCAG ATCCATGGTATCAAACGGGGAGATATTGCAGCACAAAGCCTCAATTGGGCACAGCAGCAATTCTGGCAGAGCAGAGGATTCTGATCTGGAG GTTATTCGCATGGTTATGGGCAACATGGCTGCTGGACACCTTTACAGTCGGTTGATACCTCTGGTTCTTCTCCTTGTTGATG GTAGCAATCCTATTGATATTGATGATCCAAGATGGGAGATCTACCTCCTGGTTCAGAAGAAAGCTGTTGGGGAGGAGGATTTCCATTATATATTGCTTGGTTTTACTGCTGTTTATCGTTTCTACCATTACCCTGATAGTTCCCGCCTGCGAATCAGTCAG ATACTTGTATTGCCTCCTTACCAGCACAAAGGTTATGGTCATAACCTTCTGGAGGTGCTCTACAGTGTTGCAATATCTGAAGATGTTCATGACTTGACGGTTGAAGAGCCACTGGATTACTTCCAACACGTGCGCACCTGTGTTGACACACCTCGCCTGCTTGGTTTTGATCCAATTCAGCCTGCAGTTAATTCAGTTGTTTCACATCTAAAGGAAACCAGGCTATCAAAGAAATCCCACACTTCTCGGCTTTTGCCACCCTTAACTGCAGTTGAGGAGGTCCAGAAGGGtttgaaaataaacaagaaacaCTTTCTCCACTGTTGGGAGGTTCTCATCTATCTTGGCCTGGAACCAATTGAGAAGTACATGGAAAATTACACAACCTTCATTTCAGATCGCATAAAGTCTGATATCATAGGGAAGGATTCGGAAACTTCTGGGAAGCGGGTGATTGAAGTCCCAAGTGACTATGATCAGGGAATGTCTTTTGTAATGTTCAGGTCGCAGGATGGAGAAGCTACTACTGTTGAGATGGATGAAAGTCAAACCAATCAAGAGGAGCAGCTGCAGAAGTTGGTCAATGAAAGATTGGAAGAGATCAAGTTGGTTGCACGGAAATTATCTCCGCGTCAGACATGA